One genomic segment of Paenibacillus durus includes these proteins:
- a CDS encoding helix-turn-helix transcriptional regulator: MTRWGKGASTPRPFPTEGSLSCIKKVEGFAIELTSRQLQIIDIVKKNAPITGEQIAEALRLSRPTIRADLSLLVMLDYIDAKPKVGYFPGGKSSRGLGSGYLLQETKVKDIQSVPIIIRETTTVHDAVVTLFLQDVGTLIICDEDGKLAGVASRKDFLKVTLGNPGAATIPVSMVMTRQPKLITVEPDDTVLDAAHKMIFHEVDSLPVVVPCEGEEAIGKLEVVGRLTKTSIVKLLLDTEAKG; the protein is encoded by the coding sequence ATGACGCGTTGGGGAAAGGGGGCGTCCACTCCGCGGCCCTTTCCTACAGAAGGATCGCTTTCTTGCATCAAGAAAGTGGAGGGATTTGCAATCGAACTAACTTCCCGGCAACTACAAATTATCGACATTGTTAAAAAGAACGCTCCAATCACCGGCGAGCAGATTGCCGAAGCTTTGCGGCTCAGCCGCCCGACCATCCGCGCGGATCTATCGCTGCTGGTCATGCTCGACTACATCGACGCCAAACCGAAGGTTGGCTATTTCCCGGGAGGGAAATCTTCCCGGGGTCTTGGCAGCGGCTATCTGCTGCAGGAAACGAAGGTTAAGGATATTCAAAGCGTGCCCATTATTATCCGGGAGACGACAACGGTGCACGACGCGGTCGTTACACTATTCCTCCAGGATGTCGGCACACTCATCATTTGCGACGAAGATGGCAAGCTGGCCGGGGTCGCCTCCCGCAAGGATTTCCTGAAGGTCACTCTTGGCAATCCAGGAGCCGCAACCATTCCGGTCAGCATGGTTATGACACGCCAGCCCAAGCTCATTACGGTCGAACCCGACGACACGGTGCTGGACGCCGCGCATAAAATGATTTTTCACGAGGTAGACAGTTTGCCGGTAGTGGTGCCCTGCGAGGGAGAAGAAGCCATTGGAAAGCTGGAAGTGGTAGGGCGGCTGACCAAGACTTCCATCGTAAAGCTTCTCCTCGATACCGAAGCTAAAGGATAA